A stretch of DNA from Synechococcus sp. UW179A:
TGGCCAGATTGATCGGGATGGCAAAACTTAGGCCGGCTCCGGGGGCCTTTTTGATAGCGGTATTGATGCCGATCACCTGGCCAGCGGCGTTGATCAGCGGCCCGCCGCTATTGCCTGGATTTACGGCGGCATCCGTCTGGATGTAAGGCACTCTCTGCCCCTCTCCGATGGCGTTGGTGCGATCCACGGCGCTGATAATCCCAGCAGTCACCGTGTTGTTCAGGCCGAGGGGGTTGCCGATGGCGATGGCCCATTCACCGGGGCTGAGATTGTTGGAATTGCCGAGGGGAGCGACCGGTAATTTGTCAGCAACCACACGCACCACAGCGATATCCGTGAGAGGGTCACTTCCGAGAACGCGACCGCTGAAGCTGCGACCGTCGGGCAGCGTCACCGAGACTTGATCCGCACCCTCCACAACATGTGCGTTCGTGAAGATCAGGCCATCGGAACGTGTGATGAATCCGGATCCCTGTCCTGCCTGCTGCTGGATCGGTGCTCTGCCGCCAAATAAATTGCCGAGCGGATTGACCACGCGCTTCACCGTGTCGATCCGCACCACTGAGGGGCCAACCCGATCCACAGCTTCAACAATGATGTTTTTCCCCGGTTGAAGGGGCGCTGAGCGGGGCCCATCGCTCACCTCCGGCAAAGGGTCGCTGGCAGGGGTCTGATCCAGTCCTATGCGCTGCTTCCAGGCGGTTCCGCAGCCGCTGAGACTTGAGCCGATGATGCCGACGCCGATGAGCGTGAGTGCTCGCTGCAGGGGGCGCTGGATGGCGGAGGCCATGAAGATGTGTGATGTCGTCAGCACCTCATTAAAGACGGACTGATCGGCCTGAGGTGCGTAGATTCAGCCACCGTGAATCGGAGGATGCAGTGCTGACGGGCAGTGAGCTTTGGAGCAAGGTTCAGCAGGCCCTTCAGAGCAACCTCAGCAAGCCAACTTTCGAGACCTGGATCCGCCCTGCCCAGTGCAGCGGATTCCGGGAAGGGACTCTCACATTGCTGGCGCCCAACAGCTTTGCCAGCAATTGGCTGCGCAAGAACTACGCGAGCACCATCGCTGATGTGGCTGGTGAAATCATTGGTCAGCCTGTGACGGTGTCGGTTCTGGCGCGTGATGCCGAGGAACCCCAGGCAGGTTCGACACCTGAAGCTGTCATGCCGGCAGCTTCA
This window harbors:
- a CDS encoding trypsin-like peptidase domain-containing protein, which gives rise to MASAIQRPLQRALTLIGVGIIGSSLSGCGTAWKQRIGLDQTPASDPLPEVSDGPRSAPLQPGKNIIVEAVDRVGPSVVRIDTVKRVVNPLGNLFGGRAPIQQQAGQGSGFITRSDGLIFTNAHVVEGADQVSVTLPDGRSFSGRVLGSDPLTDIAVVRVVADKLPVAPLGNSNNLSPGEWAIAIGNPLGLNNTVTAGIISAVDRTNAIGEGQRVPYIQTDAAVNPGNSGGPLINAAGQVIGINTAIKKAPGAGLSFAIPINLAKRIAQQIISTGQASHPFIGVRLQSLTPQLAKEINAAANSNLCKVPELNGVVVIDVVENSPAAAGGIRPCDLIREVDGTKVQDPSQVQLAVDRGRVGQAMPILVERDGDSIELMVKPEELPRQQ